A region from the Curtobacterium sp. MCBA15_012 genome encodes:
- a CDS encoding PaaI family thioesterase, with translation MGELAEKMGMVITELTAERAVGSIPVEGNRQPVGLLHGGAYVVLAESLGSMAANVHAGTGRYAVGIELSASHSRSATSGRVTGTCTAIHLGGTLTTHEIVLTDDEGRRCSTVRITNMIRERR, from the coding sequence ATGGGGGAACTCGCCGAGAAGATGGGCATGGTCATCACCGAGCTGACCGCCGAGCGCGCGGTCGGGTCGATCCCGGTCGAGGGCAACCGGCAGCCGGTCGGCCTGCTGCACGGCGGCGCGTACGTCGTGCTCGCCGAGAGCCTCGGGTCGATGGCCGCGAACGTGCACGCCGGCACGGGTCGGTACGCCGTCGGGATCGAGCTGAGCGCCTCGCACTCGCGCAGCGCCACGAGCGGCCGGGTCACCGGGACGTGCACGGCGATCCACCTCGGCGGGACGCTCACCACGCACGAGATCGTGCTCACCGACGACGAGGGCCGACGCTGCTCGACCGTCCGCATCACGAACATGATCCGCGAGCGGCGCTGA
- a CDS encoding NAD(P)/FAD-dependent oxidoreductase has translation MSRVVVVGGGIGGLTAAALLARAGHRVTLLEASGELGGKSRRIQLGDERIDTGPSLVTFPAVWDELLRRLGDRGAELDRSRADGGAELDRSRADGGAALDRVDADLDLVRMPEVGRYYHAGEETSLPVAPDHPWYPAWRRFSELHAPLADDVTRLLLADPLDRAALPAVRRLLAVYGSRLTTRAYLDGLPWLPDGLREIIAIHTLNAGVSPARTPALYASMPAIMAETGAWVPRGGVYEIVLALTRLAEAAGCEVRTGEVVTRIERGSVTTDLGHHRADLVVSALDADRLAQLTGPSRIPALPRLRPRTLSCSAVALYGVLREELPAEIATHSVVLPTKPAALHRSLEAGDEPADTMVFVNQYRPGEVYPNARGTLGILLTAPADGGHYSVDHPFVRREVDRVSRAMGLDGPLTDLLDEQTVLDPQHYGTLGEPHGALYGAARPPWQSGPFHRPSYNDRWRPWLWRVGASVHPGGGIPAVVGGAMIAVDRLLRANRA, from the coding sequence GTGAGCCGCGTCGTCGTCGTCGGCGGGGGGATCGGCGGCCTCACCGCCGCCGCGCTGCTCGCCCGTGCCGGTCACCGGGTCACCCTGCTGGAGGCGTCCGGCGAGCTGGGCGGCAAGAGCCGCCGCATCCAGCTCGGCGACGAGCGCATCGACACCGGGCCCTCGCTCGTGACCTTCCCCGCCGTGTGGGACGAACTGCTGCGGCGCCTCGGCGACCGCGGAGCCGAACTCGACCGGTCGCGCGCCGACGGCGGAGCCGAACTCGACCGGTCGCGCGCCGACGGCGGAGCCGCACTCGACCGGGTCGACGCCGACCTCGACCTCGTCCGCATGCCCGAGGTGGGCCGGTACTACCACGCCGGCGAGGAGACCTCCCTACCGGTGGCACCGGACCACCCCTGGTACCCCGCGTGGCGGCGGTTCTCCGAGCTGCACGCGCCGCTGGCCGACGACGTCACCCGACTGCTGCTCGCCGACCCGCTCGACCGTGCGGCGCTCCCGGCCGTCCGCCGGCTGCTCGCCGTCTACGGCTCACGCCTCACGACGCGCGCCTACCTCGACGGCCTGCCCTGGCTGCCCGACGGATTGCGCGAGATCATCGCGATCCACACGCTGAACGCCGGTGTCTCGCCTGCGCGCACCCCGGCCCTGTACGCGAGCATGCCCGCGATCATGGCGGAGACCGGGGCGTGGGTCCCGCGCGGGGGCGTGTACGAGATCGTGCTCGCGCTGACGCGCCTGGCCGAGGCCGCCGGGTGCGAGGTGCGCACCGGCGAGGTCGTCACCCGCATCGAGCGCGGTTCGGTCACCACCGACCTCGGTCACCACCGCGCGGACCTCGTCGTCAGTGCGCTCGACGCCGACCGGCTCGCACAGTTGACCGGCCCGTCGCGGATCCCGGCACTGCCCCGACTGCGCCCGCGCACGCTGTCCTGCTCGGCCGTCGCCCTGTACGGCGTGCTGCGCGAGGAACTCCCGGCGGAGATCGCCACCCACAGCGTGGTGCTGCCGACGAAGCCGGCCGCGCTCCACCGCAGCCTGGAGGCGGGCGACGAGCCGGCCGACACGATGGTGTTCGTCAACCAGTACCGCCCGGGCGAGGTCTACCCGAACGCGCGCGGCACCCTCGGCATCCTGCTCACCGCACCCGCCGACGGCGGCCACTACTCGGTCGATCACCCCTTCGTGCGCCGCGAGGTGGACCGTGTGTCCCGGGCGATGGGGCTCGACGGACCCCTCACGGACCTGCTCGACGAACAGACCGTGCTCGACCCGCAGCACTACGGCACCCTCGGCGAACCGCACGGCGCACTGTACGGTGCGGCGCGACCGCCGTGGCAGAGCGGGCCGTTCCACCGGCCGTCGTACAACGACCGGTGGCGGCCGTGGCTGTGGCGCGTCGGTGCGTCGGTGCACCCCGGCGGCGGCATCCCCGCGGTGGTCGGCGGCGCGATGATCGCGGTGGACCGACTGCTGCGCGCGAACCGCGCCTGA
- a CDS encoding response regulator transcription factor, whose translation MNAPARILVVEDDDTLRTAVVTTLRAEGHLVAAAADGRTVVDDLERGVPDLVLLDWMLPGPSGIALAARIRARSDAAVVMMTARDELDDRLRGFAEGADDYVVKPFAMAELVARVTAVLRRRGRVPSVIEVGDLVIDPEGATVRRGGVLLDLTATEFRLLRFLAESRGRTVSKGQITTQVWGYDAVAGNLVEVHLSALRRKMEAHGPRLVHTVRGLGYRLGVDRGAA comes from the coding sequence GTGAACGCACCAGCACGCATCCTCGTGGTCGAGGACGACGACACGCTCCGCACCGCCGTCGTCACGACCCTGCGCGCCGAGGGGCACCTCGTCGCTGCCGCGGCCGACGGTCGGACGGTCGTCGACGACCTCGAGCGCGGGGTCCCCGACCTCGTCCTCCTCGACTGGATGCTGCCGGGACCGAGCGGCATCGCCCTGGCCGCCCGCATCCGGGCCCGCTCGGACGCCGCCGTGGTGATGATGACGGCGCGGGACGAGCTCGACGACCGGCTCCGCGGGTTCGCCGAGGGCGCCGACGACTACGTGGTGAAGCCGTTCGCGATGGCCGAGCTCGTCGCGCGCGTGACGGCAGTGCTCCGTCGGCGCGGTCGCGTGCCCAGCGTGATCGAGGTCGGTGACCTCGTGATCGACCCCGAGGGCGCGACGGTCCGGCGCGGCGGCGTGCTGCTCGACCTCACCGCGACGGAGTTCCGGCTGCTCCGCTTCCTCGCCGAGAGCCGCGGCCGGACGGTCTCGAAGGGACAGATCACGACGCAGGTGTGGGGCTACGACGCGGTCGCGGGGAACCTCGTCGAGGTCCACCTCAGCGCGCTGCGTCGCAAGATGGAGGCGCACGGGCCCCGGCTCGTGCACACGGTCAGGGGCCTCGGGTACCGGCTCGGTGTCGACCGGGGTGCGGCGTGA
- a CDS encoding GNAT family N-acetyltransferase — protein sequence MDDVVIRASRPEDMAAVADLRWRWSVDEDGRVPTVTPEAYRDATAAFGREHADSHRCVVAERGGVVLGMAWLALNPRPPVPHRPHGRVAAELQSVYVHPDLRGGGVAGALVAALVDLADEAGAERVVVHSSVVGERLYRRLGFGDARLLLQRPPED from the coding sequence ATGGACGACGTGGTGATCCGTGCCTCCCGGCCGGAGGACATGGCAGCGGTGGCCGACCTGCGGTGGCGGTGGAGCGTCGACGAGGACGGTCGGGTACCGACCGTCACACCCGAGGCGTACCGCGACGCGACGGCGGCGTTCGGGCGCGAGCACGCGGACTCGCACCGGTGCGTCGTCGCGGAACGGGGCGGCGTCGTGCTCGGCATGGCGTGGCTCGCGCTGAACCCGCGCCCGCCGGTGCCGCACCGGCCGCACGGCCGCGTCGCGGCGGAGCTGCAGAGCGTCTACGTGCACCCGGACCTGCGTGGTGGTGGCGTCGCGGGTGCGCTCGTCGCCGCGCTGGTCGACCTCGCGGACGAGGCCGGCGCGGAGCGGGTCGTCGTGCACTCGAGCGTCGTCGGGGAGCGGCTCTACCGGCGGCTCGGCTTCGGCGACGCACGACTGTTGCTGCAGCGACCGCCGGAGGACTGA
- a CDS encoding glycosyltransferase: MRIMLLTAGTRGDVEPFAALARHAVARGHEVRLALPDDAAAPDGVDSVPLGLDVQRMLTPRGRTPLALARHLRVEVRPAMQRMLAAAVRESIAFAPDVVVHHPLVLSAPMVADALGVPRVLVEFAPVATASERIPAAGGPTATRDLGAANRFTYAVPRAAARLFDTDVARAAAELPGGRRPAHRTASSAVLMAVSPTLLPRPDDWPARVHQTGAWYDGADEAGADAAVRDFLRGGPSVVASFGSMAVGDATARGAAVVAAARAHGLRVLLVTGWGGLALPTGGPDDDVLAVRSVPFDAVLPHATLVVHHGGAGTSHAVARAGVPAVVVPVTADQPFWAAQLHRQGVAAAPVPLRRVSADTLGRAMGDALSRRGRAAEVGRAVRREQGVQRAVDVLESLGAGSASDVVGPPSGSVRASAGGP; the protein is encoded by the coding sequence ATGCGCATCATGCTGCTCACCGCCGGCACCCGCGGTGACGTCGAGCCGTTCGCGGCGCTGGCACGGCACGCCGTCGCGCGGGGTCACGAGGTCCGGTTGGCGCTGCCCGACGACGCCGCGGCGCCCGACGGGGTCGACTCCGTGCCGCTCGGTCTGGACGTGCAGCGGATGCTCACGCCGCGCGGCCGGACCCCGCTCGCACTCGCTCGTCACCTGCGCGTCGAGGTCCGCCCGGCGATGCAGCGGATGCTCGCCGCAGCCGTGCGGGAGAGCATCGCCTTCGCGCCGGACGTGGTGGTGCACCACCCGCTGGTGCTCAGCGCGCCGATGGTGGCGGACGCGCTCGGCGTGCCGCGGGTGCTCGTCGAGTTCGCCCCGGTCGCCACGGCGAGCGAGCGGATCCCCGCGGCCGGAGGGCCCACCGCGACCCGCGACCTCGGTGCGGCCAACCGGTTCACCTACGCCGTCCCGCGAGCCGCGGCACGGCTCTTCGACACCGACGTGGCCCGTGCCGCAGCGGAACTGCCGGGCGGCCGTCGTCCCGCCCACCGGACGGCGTCGAGCGCCGTGCTCATGGCCGTCAGCCCCACGCTGCTGCCGCGTCCCGACGACTGGCCGGCGCGGGTGCACCAGACCGGGGCCTGGTACGACGGCGCTGACGAGGCCGGAGCGGACGCGGCGGTGCGCGACTTCCTGCGGGGCGGTCCGTCCGTCGTCGCCTCCTTCGGGTCGATGGCCGTCGGCGACGCGACGGCCCGTGGTGCGGCGGTCGTCGCAGCCGCACGGGCACACGGGCTCCGGGTGTTGCTCGTGACCGGGTGGGGTGGGCTCGCACTGCCGACGGGAGGACCGGACGACGACGTCCTGGCCGTCCGCTCGGTCCCGTTCGACGCGGTCCTGCCGCACGCGACGCTCGTGGTGCACCACGGCGGGGCCGGGACCTCGCACGCGGTCGCCCGGGCGGGTGTGCCGGCGGTCGTCGTGCCCGTCACCGCCGACCAGCCGTTCTGGGCAGCGCAGCTCCACCGCCAGGGTGTCGCCGCCGCCCCGGTCCCGCTGCGCCGTGTGTCGGCCGACACACTCGGGCGCGCGATGGGCGACGCGCTGTCGCGTCGCGGACGTGCGGCCGAGGTGGGGCGGGCCGTGCGGCGGGAACAGGGGGTGCAGCGGGCGGTCGACGTGCTCGAGTCGCTCGGAGCCGGGTCGGCGTCGGACGTCGTGGGCCCGCCGTCGGGGTCGGTGCGGGCATCCGCCGGCGGGCCGTGA
- a CDS encoding 26S protease regulatory subunit — MTDDALFSSLFAAVAAAPDDVALRGQVAQLLLDRGRPAEALQHAAVALQHAPGDATALRVLTAASAALRGSAAGDAVPTPERGTDGGVRPHADATPEATGDRSTAADGDHPADAGGPGTGTAPPGRAGDDFDWRRAEADLGHVVPPPFVDATPTSDRSTADGDGDRPERIRVDGGDGEPVVDVEVERPQVTLADVGGLEDVKQRIRESFLEPMRHPELAAAFGKTLRGGLVLYGPPGCGKTFMARAIAGELGAHFLTVRIDQVLDPYVGATEKNLHAVFEAARAKAPAVLFLDEIDALGARRSSIGTGWSGLRQMVNQLLLELDSVGSDNDGLFVLAATNSPWDVDPALLRPGRFDRMTLVLPPDAPAREAILRHHFARRPIAGIDLAEVVAATEDFSGADLEHLVTSAAEQAMARSVAAGRIEPVVMDDVLRARSQVQPSTGSWLVTAKNVAAFANADGRYDDLVAYLRRKRVL; from the coding sequence ATGACCGACGACGCCCTGTTCTCGAGCCTGTTCGCCGCGGTGGCCGCAGCCCCCGACGACGTCGCCCTGCGCGGGCAGGTCGCACAACTCCTGCTCGACCGCGGCCGTCCGGCGGAGGCGCTGCAGCACGCGGCGGTCGCCCTGCAGCACGCCCCGGGCGACGCGACCGCGCTGCGGGTGCTGACCGCGGCGTCCGCAGCCCTGCGCGGGTCGGCGGCGGGCGACGCCGTCCCGACCCCGGAGCGCGGGACGGACGGCGGCGTCCGGCCGCACGCGGATGCGACACCGGAGGCGACCGGGGACCGCAGCACCGCGGCGGACGGCGACCACCCCGCCGACGCGGGCGGCCCCGGGACCGGCACCGCGCCTCCCGGCCGTGCCGGCGACGACTTCGACTGGCGACGCGCGGAGGCGGACCTGGGCCACGTCGTGCCGCCGCCGTTCGTCGACGCGACCCCGACGTCCGACCGGTCCACGGCGGACGGCGACGGCGACCGCCCGGAGCGGATCCGGGTGGACGGCGGCGACGGCGAACCGGTCGTCGACGTCGAGGTCGAGCGCCCGCAGGTGACCCTCGCCGACGTGGGCGGCCTCGAGGACGTCAAGCAGCGGATCCGGGAGTCGTTCCTCGAACCGATGCGGCACCCCGAGCTGGCGGCGGCGTTCGGCAAGACCCTCCGCGGCGGCCTCGTGCTGTACGGCCCGCCCGGGTGCGGCAAGACGTTCATGGCGCGGGCGATCGCCGGGGAGCTCGGTGCGCACTTCCTCACGGTGCGGATCGACCAGGTGCTCGACCCGTACGTCGGCGCGACGGAGAAGAACCTGCACGCGGTGTTCGAGGCCGCGCGGGCCAAGGCACCCGCGGTGCTGTTCCTCGACGAGATCGACGCCCTCGGTGCACGCCGGTCGAGCATCGGCACGGGGTGGAGCGGCCTGCGGCAGATGGTCAACCAGCTGCTGCTCGAGCTCGACTCGGTCGGGTCGGACAACGACGGCCTGTTCGTCCTCGCCGCGACGAACAGCCCGTGGGACGTCGACCCCGCGCTGCTGCGACCCGGGCGCTTCGACCGGATGACACTCGTGCTACCGCCCGATGCCCCGGCTCGCGAGGCGATCCTCCGGCACCACTTCGCGCGACGGCCGATCGCCGGGATCGACCTCGCGGAGGTCGTCGCCGCGACCGAGGACTTCAGCGGAGCCGACCTGGAGCACCTCGTCACCTCGGCGGCGGAGCAGGCGATGGCGCGGTCGGTGGCCGCCGGACGGATCGAACCGGTCGTGATGGACGACGTCCTGCGTGCTCGCTCGCAGGTGCAGCCGTCGACCGGGTCCTGGCTCGTCACGGCGAAGAACGTCGCGGCCTTCGCGAACGCGGACGGCCGGTACGACGACCTCGTCGCGTACCTGCGGCGCAAGCGTGTCCTCTGA
- a CDS encoding HAMP domain-containing sensor histidine kinase has product MTADAGTAGTAGTAGPAGTEGPADAAGPAGQRGLRTPSLRLRTVVAVLVLLAVLLTGLVVAVEAVLGARLRAQVEDRLRDRASAAAALVGVLDADDLADRLSAQGLSVRIVQPDGAAVDAGPTPDQLRSGPPDPATLPGPAGREGRGSATSGSTADRGTDASDGTSSTARTGGVSVASSSVSSDDGVLTLRSVLDDGTRITLTAGTRDVEETLTQLGWVMGGASVAFLGVAVVGVVFVVRRSLRPLDELAATARSITQGDRGRRLRPTRRDTEIGRVAVALDDMLDAVEGAEAQAVAAEERVRGFLSDAAHELRTPVAGVRAAADTLVRDADPAMREELAVHVVRQADRAARLVDDMLTMARLDRGIALDRRPVDLVAWARAEVDRAWVRLPAMTLDVRAPDHAVTAEVDPDRLAQVLGNLVDNAARATDGVGTIRVTVAREHDAALLIVEDDGPGIPAADRERVFDRLVRLAEARDVRSGGAGLGLPIARGIATAHGGTLAHAPEHAPPDETPLGGARFVLRLPVRTARTAPGPAAGDRAGQVPPAAGDRAAQVPPAAGDRAGQVPPAAGDRAGQVPPAADDRVGQVPIEGTSNGGNDGRSSVGVGTLVGGAHDGAGAGTERPSSTGTARADASRSPSPPSTSSSAVNPRSATSR; this is encoded by the coding sequence GTGACTGCCGACGCGGGCACCGCGGGCACGGCGGGCACGGCGGGTCCCGCGGGCACGGAGGGTCCCGCGGACGCTGCGGGTCCCGCGGGGCAGCGTGGCCTGCGCACCCCGTCGCTCCGGCTGCGCACCGTCGTCGCCGTGCTCGTGCTCCTCGCCGTCCTGCTCACCGGACTCGTCGTCGCGGTCGAGGCGGTCCTCGGCGCCCGGCTCCGCGCCCAGGTCGAGGACCGACTGCGCGACCGTGCCTCGGCCGCGGCGGCCCTCGTCGGCGTGCTCGACGCCGACGACCTGGCCGACCGGCTGTCCGCACAGGGACTGTCGGTCCGGATCGTGCAACCCGACGGAGCGGCCGTCGACGCCGGACCCACGCCCGACCAGCTGCGCTCCGGACCGCCGGACCCCGCGACCCTCCCCGGACCCGCGGGTCGCGAGGGCCGCGGCTCCGCGACCTCGGGGTCGACCGCGGACCGGGGGACCGACGCGTCGGACGGCACGTCGTCGACCGCGCGGACGGGCGGCGTCTCGGTGGCGTCGTCGTCCGTCTCGTCCGACGACGGGGTCCTGACACTCCGGTCCGTGCTCGACGACGGCACCCGGATCACCCTCACCGCCGGGACCCGGGACGTCGAAGAGACCCTCACGCAGCTGGGCTGGGTGATGGGCGGCGCCTCCGTCGCGTTCCTCGGTGTCGCCGTGGTCGGCGTCGTGTTCGTCGTGCGGCGCTCCCTCCGGCCCCTCGACGAGCTCGCCGCGACGGCGCGGTCCATCACGCAGGGCGACCGCGGTCGGCGGCTCCGCCCGACGCGCCGGGACACCGAGATCGGCCGGGTCGCGGTGGCCCTCGACGACATGCTCGACGCCGTCGAGGGTGCCGAGGCGCAGGCCGTGGCCGCCGAGGAGCGCGTCCGTGGCTTCCTCTCCGACGCCGCCCACGAGCTGCGCACCCCCGTGGCGGGCGTCCGCGCGGCGGCGGACACGCTCGTCCGGGATGCCGACCCCGCGATGCGCGAAGAGCTCGCGGTGCACGTGGTCCGACAGGCCGACCGTGCCGCGCGGCTCGTCGACGACATGCTCACGATGGCCCGGCTCGACCGGGGGATCGCGCTCGACCGGCGCCCGGTCGACCTCGTCGCCTGGGCACGCGCCGAGGTCGACCGCGCGTGGGTCCGCCTCCCCGCGATGACGCTCGACGTCCGGGCGCCCGACCACGCCGTCACCGCCGAGGTCGACCCCGACCGACTCGCGCAGGTCCTCGGCAACCTCGTCGACAACGCCGCCCGCGCCACCGACGGCGTGGGCACCATCCGGGTGACGGTCGCGCGCGAGCACGATGCGGCGCTGCTCATCGTCGAGGACGACGGCCCCGGCATCCCCGCGGCCGACCGCGAGCGGGTGTTCGACCGGCTCGTCCGGCTCGCCGAGGCACGCGACGTCCGGTCCGGCGGGGCCGGCCTCGGGCTGCCGATCGCCCGCGGGATCGCGACGGCGCACGGCGGCACGCTCGCGCACGCGCCCGAGCACGCGCCGCCGGACGAGACGCCGCTCGGCGGCGCACGCTTCGTCCTCCGCCTACCCGTCCGGACGGCCCGAACGGCGCCAGGACCGGCAGCGGGCGACCGCGCCGGTCAGGTGCCGCCGGCCGCGGGCGACCGCGCTGCTCAGGTGCCGCCGGCAGCGGGCGACCGCGCCGGTCAGGTGCCGCCGGCAGCGGGCGACCGCGCCGGTCAGGTGCCGCCGGCAGCGGACGACCGCGTCGGTCAGGTGCCGATCGAGGGCACGTCGAACGGTGGGAACGACGGCAGGTCGAGCGTCGGCGTCGGCACGCTCGTCGGCGGCGCCCACGACGGTGCCGGTGCCGGGACGGAGCGCCCGTCGTCGACCGGCACGGCCCGCGCCGACGCGTCCCGGAGCCCGAGCCCGCCGAGCACGAGCAGCAGCGCCGTCAACCCGAGGAGTGCGACGAGCCGGTAG
- a CDS encoding GAF domain-containing protein, translating into MSVPAGLRPLVAASWRRSSRVDPDGTPALALDDDQLDALRAEGPIGTALPVVRRLLLDEVRAAGCVVAVTDATGCIVWVDGARRARRAAEDMGFTAGADWAEDHVGTSAPGTALRLGRGVQIRSEEHYATAVKAFSCTAVPLHAADGSVVGALDITGDDRAVERHTLPLLTATAAAAEAQIALAAVQRPPGAATEEPTAGVARRRTTVRSELDLLGSDTATLRTGDRSVRLSERHSEVLAVLASTPGGLAAEDLAVAVYGDRRAVPTLRAEVVRLRRVLAEHAPDARLTSRPYRLTGIRTDVDTVLSALDRGARLQAVDGYPGPVLPGSASPGVDDLRDAVRLRFRESVLTDGGAEALHAWSRTADGAADPEVLRALLAVLPRRSPRRAGLVAAIEALERR; encoded by the coding sequence GTGTCCGTCCCCGCCGGTCTCCGCCCGCTCGTCGCCGCGTCGTGGCGTCGCTCGTCCCGGGTCGACCCGGACGGCACTCCGGCCCTCGCCCTCGACGACGACCAGCTCGACGCCCTCCGCGCCGAGGGTCCGATCGGGACCGCCCTGCCGGTGGTCCGCCGGCTGCTCCTCGACGAGGTGCGCGCCGCGGGCTGCGTGGTCGCGGTGACCGACGCGACGGGCTGCATCGTCTGGGTCGACGGTGCCCGCCGCGCTCGACGCGCCGCGGAGGACATGGGCTTCACCGCGGGCGCCGACTGGGCGGAGGACCACGTCGGCACGAGCGCCCCGGGGACGGCCCTCCGACTCGGCCGCGGCGTGCAGATCCGGTCGGAGGAGCACTACGCCACCGCCGTCAAGGCGTTCTCGTGCACGGCGGTCCCGCTCCACGCGGCCGACGGCTCGGTCGTGGGCGCCCTCGACATCACCGGCGACGACCGGGCCGTCGAACGGCACACCCTGCCGCTCCTCACCGCCACCGCCGCAGCGGCCGAGGCGCAGATCGCCCTCGCCGCCGTGCAGCGTCCTCCGGGAGCGGCGACCGAGGAGCCCACCGCGGGCGTCGCCCGGCGCCGGACCACTGTCCGGTCCGAGCTCGACCTGCTCGGGTCCGACACCGCGACCCTGCGGACGGGCGACCGCTCGGTCCGTCTGTCGGAGCGGCACTCCGAGGTCCTCGCCGTGCTCGCATCGACGCCCGGCGGGCTCGCCGCCGAGGACCTCGCGGTCGCCGTCTACGGCGACCGCCGCGCGGTGCCGACGCTGCGTGCCGAGGTGGTGCGGCTGCGGCGCGTCCTCGCGGAGCACGCGCCGGACGCGCGTCTGACGTCGCGTCCGTACCGCCTGACCGGGATCCGCACCGACGTCGACACGGTGCTGTCCGCGCTCGACCGCGGGGCGCGCCTCCAGGCCGTCGACGGGTACCCCGGACCGGTGTTGCCGGGTTCGGCGTCCCCGGGGGTCGACGACCTGCGCGACGCGGTGCGTCTGCGGTTCCGCGAGTCGGTTCTCACCGACGGCGGCGCGGAGGCGCTGCACGCGTGGTCGCGCACGGCGGACGGTGCCGCGGACCCGGAGGTGCTCCGCGCCCTCCTCGCGGTCCTGCCGCGGCGGTCACCGCGACGAGCCGGTCTGGTGGCCGCGATCGAGGCGCTCGAGCGCCGCTGA
- a CDS encoding UbiA family prenyltransferase encodes MTDGSEWMLRTTPSGTATAVRRLVHISRPVLWINTIGSGLVGVWLTGALFDVRALPVLLWLTLPFNLLIYGVNDVYDQDTDATNPRKGSIEGARIRQSEVRLIAWAVAVTNVPFLVYFLVALPPLANAAILLYVGVFVFYSAPPLRFKARPFLDSLSNAAYALPLVIVPAALAETPVWPAALGLMAWSVAKHAFDAVQDIGEDRDAGITTTAVLLGPRGTALWSGAWWLVSVALFAVVSVPVAVVDLLIAGVLVVCLFRDPTPATGHRLYRLSVAFPYIAGTFAGVLLLVSIVLGGTR; translated from the coding sequence GTGACCGACGGGAGTGAGTGGATGCTGCGCACCACCCCCTCGGGGACCGCCACGGCCGTGCGCCGACTCGTGCACATCTCGCGGCCGGTGCTGTGGATCAACACGATCGGCTCCGGTCTCGTCGGCGTCTGGCTCACCGGCGCGCTGTTCGACGTCCGCGCCCTGCCGGTGCTCCTGTGGCTCACCCTGCCGTTCAATCTGCTCATCTACGGCGTCAACGACGTGTACGACCAGGACACCGACGCCACCAACCCGCGCAAGGGATCGATCGAGGGTGCCCGGATCCGCCAGTCCGAGGTCCGGCTCATCGCCTGGGCGGTCGCGGTCACGAACGTCCCGTTCCTGGTGTACTTCCTCGTCGCACTGCCGCCGCTCGCGAACGCCGCGATCCTGCTGTACGTCGGCGTCTTCGTCTTCTACTCGGCGCCGCCGCTGCGGTTCAAGGCGCGTCCGTTCCTCGACTCCCTGAGCAACGCGGCCTACGCGCTGCCGTTGGTCATCGTCCCAGCGGCCCTCGCGGAGACGCCGGTCTGGCCGGCCGCCCTCGGGCTCATGGCGTGGAGCGTCGCGAAGCACGCGTTCGACGCGGTGCAGGACATCGGGGAGGACCGGGATGCGGGCATCACCACGACCGCCGTGCTCCTCGGCCCACGCGGGACCGCGCTCTGGAGCGGCGCCTGGTGGCTCGTGTCCGTGGCGCTCTTCGCGGTGGTGAGCGTGCCCGTCGCCGTCGTCGACCTCCTCATCGCGGGTGTGCTCGTGGTGTGCCTGTTCCGCGATCCGACGCCGGCGACCGGCCACCGTCTGTACCGGCTGTCCGTGGCGTTCCCGTACATCGCCGGGACGTTCGCCGGGGTGCTGCTCCTGGTCTCGATCGTGCTCGGGGGGACCCGGTGA
- a CDS encoding ANTAR domain-containing response regulator yields the protein MSDTEATPAAPRRVVVAEDESLIRLDIVEILRDNGFDVVGEAGDGETAVQLATDLRPDLVVMDVKMPQLDGISAAEKLSKNHIAPVVLLTAFSQKDLVERATEAGALAYVVKPFTPNDLLPAIEIALSRHQQIITLEAEVADLVERFETRKLVDRAKGLLNEKMGLTEPEAFRWIQKASMDRRLTMHDVAKAIIEQLSAKK from the coding sequence GTGAGTGACACAGAAGCAACCCCAGCAGCACCGCGTCGCGTCGTCGTCGCCGAGGACGAGTCGCTCATCCGTCTCGACATCGTCGAGATCCTCCGCGACAACGGCTTCGACGTCGTCGGCGAAGCGGGTGACGGCGAGACCGCCGTACAGCTCGCGACCGACCTCCGCCCGGACCTCGTGGTCATGGACGTCAAGATGCCCCAGCTCGACGGCATCTCCGCGGCCGAGAAGCTCTCCAAGAACCACATCGCTCCGGTGGTCCTCCTCACGGCGTTCAGCCAGAAGGACCTCGTCGAGCGCGCGACCGAGGCGGGTGCCCTCGCCTACGTCGTGAAGCCCTTCACCCCGAACGACCTGCTCCCCGCGATCGAGATCGCCCTCTCGCGGCACCAGCAGATCATCACGCTCGAGGCCGAGGTCGCCGACCTGGTCGAGCGCTTCGAGACCCGCAAGCTCGTCGACCGCGCGAAGGGCCTCCTCAACGAGAAGATGGGCCTCACCGAGCCCGAGGCGTTCCGCTGGATCCAGAAGGCGTCGATGGACCGCCGCCTCACCATGCACGACGTCGCCAAGGCGATCATCGAGCAGCTCAGCGCCAAGAAGTAG